The Actinomadura sp. WMMB 499 genome includes a window with the following:
- the menD gene encoding 2-succinyl-5-enolpyruvyl-6-hydroxy-3-cyclohexene-1-carboxylic-acid synthase, which produces MNPATALATVLVDELLRCGMTDAVVAPGSRSAPLALAMHAAERAGRLRLHVRIDERSASFLGLGLAKRSGRPVALVCTSGTAAANFHPAVIEAHQSGVPLLVVTADRPPELRDTGANQTIDQVKLYGTAVRWSTEIGVPENRPGMVAYWRSLVSRAWGLAQAPVRGPVHLNAAFREPLVPDGDESWCEPLDGDAAGAWTRVRAATPGSVLHVPPTRRGVLVVGDGAVNVKRYVAAASMAGWPVLSEPNGNARYGDHALTSYHFLLGIPEFVERHRPEVVVTLGKPGLSRSLLSLLRRAEEHIVLAPDLANWPDPVRSATQVAPEVEIPVVAGDDAWLKSWRAADRAAAAAVDAVLDAVPEVSEPRLARDLVSVLPGGSLLFAAASMPIRDLDQVMRPRRGIRVMASRGASGIDGLISTAMGAALAHAGRSYALLGDLAFLHDQNGLVVGPHDPRPDLAIVVVNNQGGGIFSLLPQAALRDPFERVFGTPHRVDVESIAAAHGVPYRRLEAAGDLPKAIAGDGLRIVEARTDRDANAVLHGEMRKAAYAAVREVLDL; this is translated from the coding sequence GTGAACCCGGCGACGGCGCTGGCGACGGTGCTGGTGGACGAGCTGCTGCGCTGCGGGATGACGGACGCGGTGGTGGCGCCGGGGTCGCGGTCGGCGCCGCTGGCGTTGGCGATGCACGCGGCGGAGCGGGCGGGCCGGCTGCGGCTGCACGTGCGGATCGATGAGCGGTCGGCGTCGTTCCTGGGGCTGGGGCTGGCGAAGCGGTCGGGGCGTCCGGTGGCGCTGGTGTGCACGTCGGGGACGGCGGCGGCGAACTTCCATCCGGCGGTGATCGAGGCGCACCAGTCGGGGGTGCCGCTGCTGGTGGTCACCGCGGACCGTCCGCCGGAGCTGCGGGACACGGGCGCGAACCAGACGATCGACCAGGTGAAGCTGTACGGGACGGCGGTGCGGTGGAGCACCGAGATCGGTGTGCCGGAGAACCGTCCGGGGATGGTGGCGTACTGGCGTTCGCTGGTGAGCCGGGCCTGGGGGCTGGCGCAGGCGCCGGTGCGGGGTCCGGTGCATCTGAACGCGGCGTTCCGGGAGCCGCTGGTCCCCGACGGTGACGAGTCGTGGTGCGAGCCGCTGGACGGGGACGCGGCGGGGGCGTGGACGCGGGTGCGGGCGGCGACGCCGGGGTCGGTGCTGCACGTGCCGCCGACGCGGCGGGGGGTGCTGGTCGTCGGGGACGGCGCGGTGAACGTGAAGCGGTACGTGGCGGCGGCGTCGATGGCGGGGTGGCCGGTGCTGTCGGAGCCGAACGGCAACGCGCGGTACGGGGATCACGCGCTGACGTCGTACCACTTCCTGCTGGGGATTCCGGAGTTCGTGGAGCGGCACCGCCCGGAGGTGGTGGTGACGCTGGGCAAGCCGGGGCTGTCGCGGTCGCTGCTGTCGTTGCTGCGGCGGGCGGAGGAGCACATCGTGCTGGCGCCGGATCTGGCGAACTGGCCGGACCCGGTGCGGTCGGCGACGCAGGTGGCGCCGGAGGTGGAGATCCCGGTGGTGGCGGGCGACGACGCGTGGCTGAAGTCGTGGCGGGCGGCCGACCGGGCGGCGGCCGCGGCGGTGGACGCGGTGCTCGACGCCGTTCCGGAGGTCAGCGAGCCGCGGCTGGCGCGGGATCTGGTGTCGGTGCTGCCGGGCGGGTCGCTGCTGTTCGCGGCGGCGAGCATGCCGATCCGGGATCTGGACCAGGTGATGCGGCCGCGGCGCGGCATCCGGGTGATGGCCAGCCGGGGCGCGTCCGGCATCGACGGGCTGATCTCGACGGCGATGGGGGCGGCGCTGGCGCACGCGGGCCGCTCGTACGCGCTGCTGGGCGATCTGGCGTTCCTGCACGACCAGAACGGCCTGGTGGTGGGGCCGCACGATCCGCGTCCGGATCTGGCGATCGTGGTGGTGAACAACCAGGGCGGGGGGATCTTCTCGCTGCTGCCGCAGGCGGCGCTGCGGGATCCGTTCGAGCGGGTGTTCGGTACGCCGCACCGGGTCGACGTGGAGTCGATCGCCGCGGCGCACGGCGTCCCGTACCGGCGGCTGGAGGCGGCCGGCGACCTGCCGAAGGCGATCGCGGGGGACGGGTTGCGGATCGTGGAGGCCCGCACGGACCGTGACGCCAACGCGGTGCTGCACGGGGAGATGCGCAAGGCGGCGTACGCCGCGGTTCGGGAGGTTCTGGACCTCTAG
- a CDS encoding acyl-CoA desaturase, producing MPASPSAVVAPPAPASPPGRAGGSDFAPLARRVRESGLLDRRPAYYARAITLNLGATAAVWAAVAWAGASWWAVLLGVPLAVLSTRTAFLGHDAGHRQIARTAKGNWWLGLLLGNLLLGMGHGWWSDKHNRHHANPNHVGKDPDVGEGVLAWTEEQAARQRGPLRWVARHQAALFFPLLTLEGFNLKVGSALFLRGRPRRAQLLEGGLLLAHAAAYLGLAFALLSPGKAVVLILIHQALFGVHLGAVFAPNHKGMEMPEPGARWGHLRRQVLTSRNVRGGVVVDWLMGGLNYQIEHHLFPGIPRCSLRRVRPLVMEHCARVGLPYTETGLVESYRRALGHMREVGADLRAEAARR from the coding sequence ATGCCCGCGAGTCCGTCCGCCGTCGTCGCACCGCCCGCACCCGCGTCCCCACCAGGCCGGGCGGGCGGCAGCGACTTCGCCCCGCTCGCGCGCCGGGTCCGTGAGAGTGGCCTGCTAGACCGGCGCCCCGCCTACTACGCGCGGGCGATCACGCTGAACCTGGGGGCGACGGCCGCGGTGTGGGCCGCGGTCGCGTGGGCGGGCGCGTCGTGGTGGGCGGTGCTGCTGGGGGTTCCGCTGGCGGTGCTGTCGACGCGGACGGCGTTCCTGGGGCACGACGCCGGCCACCGGCAGATCGCGCGGACGGCGAAGGGGAACTGGTGGCTGGGGCTGCTGCTGGGGAACCTGCTGCTGGGGATGGGGCACGGCTGGTGGAGCGACAAGCACAACCGGCATCACGCGAACCCGAACCACGTCGGCAAGGATCCGGACGTGGGGGAGGGTGTGCTGGCGTGGACGGAGGAGCAGGCGGCGCGGCAGCGCGGTCCGCTGCGGTGGGTGGCGCGGCATCAGGCGGCGCTGTTCTTTCCGCTGCTGACGCTGGAGGGGTTCAACCTGAAGGTCGGCAGCGCGCTGTTCCTGCGGGGGCGGCCGCGGCGCGCGCAGCTGCTGGAGGGGGGTCTGCTGCTGGCGCACGCGGCGGCGTATCTGGGGCTGGCGTTCGCGTTGCTGTCGCCGGGGAAGGCCGTGGTGCTGATCCTGATCCATCAGGCGCTGTTCGGGGTGCATCTGGGGGCTGTGTTCGCGCCGAACCACAAGGGGATGGAGATGCCGGAGCCGGGTGCGCGGTGGGGGCATCTGCGCCGGCAGGTGCTGACGTCGCGGAACGTGCGCGGGGGTGTGGTGGTCGACTGGCTGATGGGCGGGTTGAACTACCAGATCGAGCATCATCTGTTCCCGGGGATTCCGCGGTGCAGCCTGCGTCGGGTGCGGCCGCTGGTGATGGAGCACTGTGCGCGGGTGGGGCTGCCGTACACCGAGACGGGGCTGGTGGAGTCGTACCGGCGGGCGCTGGGGCATATGCGCGAGGTGGGTGCGGATCTGCGGGCGGAGGCCGCCCGGCGCTGA
- a CDS encoding o-succinylbenzoate synthase — protein MRARFRGITRREGALIQGAAGWGEFSPFAEYGPAECARWLAAAREAADVGWPAPVRDRVPVNATIPAVEAERAHAMASAAAGAGCRTAKVKVAERGQDDADDLARVEAVRSALGPGGRIRVDANGGWDVDRAARMIRALDRWELEYAEQPCPTLEELARVRRRVDVPIAADESIRRAEDPLKVRAAGAADVAVLKVQPLGGVRAALRVAEACGLPVVVSSAVETSVGLAAGVALAAALPELPYACGLGTLSLLEGDVVDDPLRPSGGAVAVRRPVVDEAALARFEVPARGWLRRAEEAGAHLGGVR, from the coding sequence ATGCGGGCGCGGTTCCGCGGGATCACGCGCCGGGAGGGCGCCCTGATCCAGGGGGCGGCCGGCTGGGGGGAGTTCTCGCCGTTCGCCGAGTACGGTCCGGCCGAGTGCGCCCGCTGGCTCGCCGCCGCGCGGGAGGCCGCCGACGTGGGGTGGCCCGCGCCGGTCCGCGACCGGGTGCCGGTGAACGCGACGATCCCGGCGGTGGAGGCCGAGCGGGCGCACGCGATGGCGTCCGCGGCCGCCGGGGCGGGGTGCCGGACCGCGAAGGTGAAGGTGGCCGAGCGGGGGCAGGACGACGCCGACGATCTCGCGCGGGTCGAGGCCGTCCGCTCGGCACTGGGGCCGGGCGGGCGGATCCGGGTGGACGCCAACGGCGGCTGGGACGTCGACCGGGCGGCGCGGATGATCCGTGCGCTGGACCGGTGGGAGCTGGAGTACGCCGAGCAGCCGTGCCCGACGCTGGAGGAGCTGGCGCGGGTGCGGCGGCGGGTGGACGTGCCGATCGCGGCGGACGAGTCGATCCGGCGGGCGGAGGATCCGCTGAAGGTGCGGGCGGCGGGCGCGGCGGACGTCGCGGTGCTGAAGGTGCAGCCGCTGGGCGGGGTGCGGGCGGCGCTGCGGGTGGCGGAGGCGTGCGGGCTGCCGGTGGTGGTGTCGAGCGCGGTGGAGACGTCGGTGGGGCTGGCGGCGGGGGTGGCGCTGGCGGCGGCGCTGCCGGAGCTGCCGTACGCGTGCGGGCTGGGCACGCTGTCGCTGCTGGAGGGGGACGTGGTGGACGATCCGCTGCGGCCGTCCGGCGGGGCGGTCGCGGTGCGGCGTCCGGTGGTGGACGAGGCGGCGCTGGCCCGGTTCGAGGTGCCCGCGCGGGGGTGGCTGCGGCGGGCCGAGGAGGCCGGCGCCCATCTGGGGGGTGTGCGGTGA
- a CDS encoding cation:proton antiporter regulatory subunit, with amino-acid sequence MDLERTKLPGIGLQHVMTTARGRQLGVISHRTGRRDLVIYDKEDPDSCIATVALTGEEANAIAELLGTGRVLEHLAELQRGVGGLNTEQLPIAPGSPYDGRTLGDTRARTRTSASIVAVVRRERIIPSPTPDFTFTAGDTVVVVGTAEGTTAVARILTDG; translated from the coding sequence GTGGACCTCGAACGCACCAAACTCCCCGGCATCGGCCTCCAGCACGTCATGACCACCGCCCGCGGCCGCCAGCTCGGCGTCATCTCCCACCGCACCGGCCGCCGCGACCTCGTCATCTACGACAAAGAAGACCCCGACAGCTGCATCGCCACCGTCGCCCTCACCGGCGAGGAAGCCAACGCCATCGCCGAACTCCTCGGCACCGGCCGCGTCCTGGAACACCTCGCCGAACTCCAGCGCGGCGTCGGCGGCCTCAACACCGAACAACTCCCCATCGCACCCGGATCCCCCTACGACGGCCGCACCCTCGGCGACACCCGCGCCCGCACCCGCACCAGCGCCTCCATCGTCGCCGTCGTCCGCCGCGAACGCATCATCCCCAGCCCCACCCCCGACTTCACCTTCACCGCCGGCGACACCGTCGTCGTCGTCGGCACCGCCGAAGGAACCACCGCCGTCGCCCGGATCCTGACCGACGGCTGA
- a CDS encoding deoxyribodipyrimidine photo-lyase, which produces MDTSIMLFTRDLRVRDNPALAEACRAGRVVPLFVLDDAILGRPAAPNRLRFLLDALACLRGSLRELGGDLVVRRGDPAAHVARLAERTGAGAVALADDRSVFAARRLAALRGLGPAVSVHPGVTVVPPGEVTPASGDHYRVFTPYWRAWDRAPRRRVEAVPEAVRLPPGVDPGPLPPLAELTGGPVSPELPEGGERAGRRRMEEWLRRDAAAYDDVRDDLAADRTSRLSPYLRFGCVSPLELAGAAGEGFRRQLAWRDFHHQVAAAFPDLPRRDYRPRGHRWNRDRDALDAWRDGLTGVPIVDAGMRQLRREGFMHNRARMITASFLTRNLRIDWREGLAHFDAWLLDGDVADDAGNWQWVAGTGNDTRPNRTLNPLRQASRFDPAGDYVRAYVPELAAVEGRDVHRPWRLPEERRRSLDYPAPIVDVD; this is translated from the coding sequence GTGGACACCTCGATCATGCTCTTCACGCGGGACCTGCGGGTCCGCGACAATCCGGCGCTGGCGGAGGCGTGCCGGGCCGGCCGGGTCGTGCCGCTGTTCGTCCTCGACGACGCGATCCTGGGCCGTCCCGCGGCACCGAACCGGCTGCGGTTCCTGCTGGACGCGCTGGCCTGCCTGCGCGGGTCGCTGCGGGAGCTCGGCGGGGACCTGGTGGTGCGGCGCGGTGATCCGGCGGCGCACGTCGCGCGGCTGGCCGAGCGGACGGGTGCGGGGGCGGTGGCGCTGGCCGACGACCGGTCGGTGTTCGCGGCGCGGCGGCTGGCGGCGCTGCGCGGGCTGGGGCCGGCGGTGTCGGTGCATCCGGGTGTCACGGTGGTGCCGCCGGGCGAGGTCACGCCCGCGAGCGGTGACCACTACCGGGTGTTCACGCCGTACTGGCGTGCCTGGGACCGTGCGCCGCGCCGCCGGGTCGAGGCCGTCCCGGAGGCGGTGCGGCTGCCGCCGGGCGTCGACCCGGGGCCGCTGCCGCCGCTCGCCGAGCTGACCGGGGGGCCGGTGTCGCCGGAGCTGCCGGAGGGCGGGGAGCGGGCGGGGCGCCGCAGGATGGAGGAGTGGCTGCGCCGCGACGCCGCCGCCTACGACGACGTCCGTGACGACCTGGCCGCCGACCGCACGTCGCGGTTGAGCCCGTACCTGCGGTTCGGGTGCGTGTCGCCGCTGGAGCTGGCCGGTGCCGCCGGTGAGGGGTTCCGGCGGCAGCTCGCGTGGCGGGACTTCCACCACCAGGTCGCCGCGGCGTTCCCTGATCTGCCCCGCCGCGACTACCGTCCGCGGGGGCACCGCTGGAACCGGGACCGGGACGCGCTGGACGCGTGGCGGGACGGGCTGACGGGGGTGCCGATCGTCGACGCGGGCATGCGGCAGCTGCGCCGCGAGGGGTTCATGCACAACCGCGCCCGCATGATCACCGCGTCGTTCCTGACCCGGAACCTGCGGATCGACTGGCGGGAGGGGTTGGCGCACTTCGACGCGTGGCTGCTCGACGGGGACGTCGCCGACGACGCGGGGAACTGGCAGTGGGTCGCCGGGACGGGCAACGACACGCGGCCGAACCGGACGCTGAACCCGCTGCGGCAGGCGTCCCGGTTCGACCCGGCGGGGGACTACGTCCGCGCGTACGTCCCGGAGCTGGCGGCGGTCGAGGGCCGGGACGTGCATCGCCCGTGGCGGCTTCCGGAGGAGCGGCGCCGGTCGCTGGACTATCCGGCGCCCATCGTCGACGTGGATTGA
- a CDS encoding cation:proton antiporter, giving the protein MHSTLQLIEIGAVILALGLLGAISNRFGISPIPLYLIAGLAFGTGGIYPLTTSEDFIAIGSEIGVILLLFTLGLEYTADELVGTLRTSAHIGLADLVLNAAPGVIVALILGWGPVAAVAMGGITYVTSSGITAKVMGDLGWLGNRETPAVLSVLVFEDLAMAVYLPILTALLAGAGLLSGSITLAIAAGTITVILIVALRFGSLVERFVHSPNEEVLLLKVLGLTMLVAGIAQQLQVSAAVGAFLVGIALSGTLAHEAQKLLAPLRDLFAAVFFVFFGLHTDPGDLPRSCSSRPSSPSPASPPSSAADGSPPATPESPSPDASAPDPHWSPAANSTSSSPAWPSAPESTPNSAPSPPPTS; this is encoded by the coding sequence ATGCACTCCACTCTCCAGCTCATCGAAATCGGCGCCGTCATCCTCGCCCTCGGCCTCCTCGGCGCCATCTCCAACCGCTTCGGCATCTCCCCCATCCCCCTCTACCTCATCGCCGGCCTCGCCTTCGGCACCGGCGGTATCTACCCCCTCACCACCAGCGAGGACTTCATCGCCATCGGCTCCGAAATCGGAGTCATCCTCCTGCTGTTCACCCTCGGCCTCGAATACACCGCCGACGAACTCGTCGGCACCCTGCGAACATCGGCGCACATCGGACTCGCCGACCTCGTCCTCAACGCCGCCCCCGGCGTCATCGTCGCCCTCATCCTCGGCTGGGGACCCGTCGCCGCCGTCGCCATGGGCGGCATCACCTACGTCACCTCCTCCGGCATCACCGCCAAAGTCATGGGCGACCTCGGCTGGCTCGGCAACCGCGAAACCCCCGCCGTCCTGTCCGTCCTGGTCTTCGAAGACCTCGCAATGGCCGTCTACCTCCCGATCCTCACCGCCCTGCTCGCCGGCGCCGGACTGCTCAGCGGCTCCATCACCCTCGCCATCGCCGCCGGCACCATCACCGTGATCCTCATCGTCGCGCTCCGCTTCGGATCACTGGTCGAACGCTTCGTCCACAGCCCCAACGAAGAAGTCCTGCTGCTGAAGGTCCTCGGCCTCACCATGCTGGTCGCCGGCATCGCCCAGCAACTGCAGGTCTCGGCCGCCGTCGGCGCATTCCTCGTCGGCATCGCCCTGTCCGGCACCCTCGCCCACGAGGCCCAAAAACTCCTCGCCCCCCTGCGAGACCTGTTCGCCGCGGTCTTCTTCGTCTTCTTCGGCCTCCACACCGACCCCGGCGACCTCCCCCGGTCCTGCTCATCGCGGCCCTCCTCGCCATCGCCGGCATCGCCACCAAGCTCGGCAGCGGATGGCTCGCCGCCCGCCACGCCGGAGTCACCGTCACCGGACGCCTCCGCGCCGGATCCGCACTGGTCCCCCGCGGCGAATTCAACATCGTCATCGCCGGCCTGGCCGTCAGCGCCGGAATCAACCCCGAACTCGGCCCCCTCGCCGCCGCCTACGTCCTGA
- a CDS encoding MFS transporter gives MITVVVCVQLSAAFGYWAVMSQLVVHLRAGVGLLAGTIALVLGLRVAVQYALFLPLGALVDQIGPRRAGILACGLRAVAFGLLGGVGDVRALLGTALLIAVGGALLHPAAQSLLAGLPPARRSRGFAVHVVSGQVAAVVGPPAGLVLLGGGFGFLAAVAAAAWTVAALLFALLPRAGIAGPGGPGGGRGAGGLVRGVVDVVRDRSFLRFCVVVAPTTLLATQAVTVVPLSVEGPGPATLFFCASAVATAGVQPFVAGRGERPWVLRGGLSCAGASYLFLAALPHAGDGRTVALVAAAVLTGLGTGLVDPGAFQTIVRCAPEGRVGVYNGLARFLAGAVAFVGGLAVGELFEAGAAAVAMAGLAALGFLSAAVHRHPRVPRRGEGRCRESRPGPGGGRRRPAPPKAAGRIGARRDSR, from the coding sequence GTGATCACGGTCGTGGTGTGCGTGCAGCTGTCGGCCGCGTTCGGCTACTGGGCCGTGATGAGCCAGCTGGTGGTCCATCTGCGCGCCGGTGTGGGCCTCCTCGCGGGGACGATCGCGCTGGTGCTGGGGCTGCGGGTCGCGGTGCAGTACGCGCTGTTCCTGCCGCTCGGGGCGCTGGTGGACCAGATCGGGCCCCGGCGCGCGGGGATCCTGGCGTGCGGGCTGCGGGCGGTCGCGTTCGGGCTGCTCGGCGGGGTCGGCGACGTTCGGGCGCTGCTCGGTACGGCCCTGCTGATCGCCGTCGGCGGGGCGTTGCTGCACCCGGCGGCGCAGTCGCTGCTGGCGGGTCTCCCACCGGCCCGACGTTCCCGTGGTTTCGCGGTGCACGTGGTGTCGGGGCAGGTCGCCGCCGTGGTCGGCCCTCCGGCGGGGCTGGTGCTGCTGGGCGGCGGGTTCGGGTTCCTGGCCGCCGTGGCCGCGGCCGCGTGGACGGTGGCGGCCCTGCTGTTCGCTCTGCTGCCCCGTGCCGGGATCGCCGGGCCGGGCGGGCCCGGCGGCGGCAGGGGCGCCGGGGGGCTCGTGCGCGGGGTCGTGGACGTCGTCCGGGACCGGTCGTTCCTGCGGTTCTGCGTGGTCGTCGCGCCGACCACGCTGCTCGCCACCCAGGCGGTGACGGTCGTTCCGCTGAGCGTCGAGGGTCCTGGCCCGGCCACGCTGTTCTTCTGTGCCTCGGCCGTGGCCACGGCGGGCGTCCAGCCGTTCGTCGCCGGGCGGGGCGAGCGCCCGTGGGTGCTGCGCGGCGGGTTGTCGTGCGCCGGCGCGAGTTATCTGTTCCTGGCCGCGCTGCCCCACGCGGGGGACGGGCGAACGGTGGCGCTGGTCGCGGCGGCCGTCCTCACCGGTCTCGGTACCGGGTTGGTGGACCCGGGTGCTTTCCAGACGATCGTCCGCTGCGCTCCGGAGGGTCGGGTCGGCGTCTACAACGGGCTCGCCCGTTTCCTGGCCGGGGCGGTCGCGTTCGTGGGCGGCCTGGCGGTGGGGGAGTTGTTCGAGGCCGGTGCCGCGGCCGTCGCCATGGCGGGCCTCGCCGCACTCGGGTTCCTGTCCGCGGCGGTCCATCGGCATCCGCGCGTACCGCGGCGGGGGGAGGGGAGGTGCCGCGAGAGCCGTCCGGGGCCGGGCGGCGGGAGGAGACGCCCGGCCCCGCCGAAGGCCGCTGGCCGGATCGGTGCGCGGCGGGACTCGCGGTGA
- a CDS encoding Fpg/Nei family DNA glycosylase, with protein MPEGHTLHRLAVEHQRMFGGRRVAAESPQGRFAAGAARLDGRVLVEADAHGKHLLVRFEDDATLHVHLGIYGKLAFGAVPAPAPVGAVRLRLTGRGGFADLRGPNACEVLEPGEVKRLRDRLGPDPLRADADPDEAWRRISRSRVPVAALLMDQAVVAGPGNIYRAEVLFRQGVDPLVPGRALRREVWSALWDDLVVLMAEGVRSGRIDTVRAEHTPEAMGRAPRVDDHGGEVYVYRRAGAPCLVCGAEVRAAVLAGRNLFWCPGCQPSV; from the coding sequence ATGCCTGAGGGACACACTCTTCATCGTCTGGCCGTCGAGCATCAGCGGATGTTCGGCGGCCGTCGTGTTGCCGCCGAGAGTCCGCAGGGGCGGTTCGCCGCGGGGGCGGCGCGGCTGGACGGGCGGGTTCTGGTGGAGGCGGACGCGCACGGCAAGCATCTGCTGGTGCGGTTCGAGGATGATGCGACGTTGCATGTGCATCTGGGGATTTACGGGAAGCTGGCGTTCGGTGCGGTGCCGGCGCCCGCGCCGGTGGGTGCGGTGCGGTTGCGGTTGACGGGGCGGGGCGGGTTCGCGGATCTGCGCGGGCCGAACGCGTGCGAGGTGCTGGAGCCGGGTGAGGTGAAGCGGCTGCGGGATCGGCTGGGGCCGGATCCGTTGCGGGCGGACGCGGATCCGGACGAGGCGTGGCGGCGGATCTCGCGGAGCCGGGTGCCGGTGGCGGCGTTGCTGATGGATCAGGCCGTGGTGGCGGGGCCGGGGAACATCTACCGTGCGGAGGTGCTGTTCCGGCAGGGGGTGGATCCGCTGGTGCCGGGGCGGGCGCTGCGTCGTGAGGTGTGGTCGGCGTTGTGGGACGACCTGGTGGTGCTGATGGCGGAGGGGGTTCGGTCGGGGCGGATCGACACGGTGCGGGCCGAGCATACGCCGGAGGCGATGGGGCGGGCGCCGCGGGTGGACGATCATGGTGGTGAGGTGTACGTGTACCGGCGGGCGGGGGCGCCGTGTCTGGTGTGCGGTGCGGAGGTGCGGGCGGCGGTGCTGGCGGGGCGGAATCTGTTCTGGTGTCCGGGGTGTCAGCCGTCGGTGTGA
- a CDS encoding tyrosine-protein phosphatase has product MSGDTRWIELDGAVNARDLGGLPTADGGITRLGRILRSDNLQDLSVADVRLLCDDYALKNIVDLRSDSEIRMEGPGPLNRVPSITVHQLPLLPEGGHRTDVNADTTAGALPAQERSTGHYLGYLRDRGDSIVAALRIMTRPDGSTLVHCAAGKDRTGVVCAIALETVGVTRQAIVADYAQTGERLDAVLARLRATDTYAADLDALPADAHHPDAAIMEKVLTRLEEEFGGAVGWLTTHGWTEEDTAALQDRLLN; this is encoded by the coding sequence ATGAGCGGTGACACTCGGTGGATCGAACTGGACGGTGCGGTGAACGCCCGGGACCTCGGCGGCCTCCCCACGGCCGACGGCGGCATCACCCGGCTCGGACGGATCCTCCGCTCCGACAACCTGCAGGACCTCAGCGTCGCCGACGTCCGCCTGCTGTGCGACGACTACGCGCTCAAGAACATCGTCGATCTGCGCAGCGACAGCGAGATCCGGATGGAGGGCCCCGGCCCCCTGAACCGGGTCCCCTCGATCACCGTCCACCAGCTCCCGCTCCTGCCCGAGGGCGGCCACCGGACCGACGTCAACGCCGACACCACGGCCGGCGCGCTGCCCGCGCAGGAACGGTCCACCGGCCACTACCTCGGCTACCTGCGCGACCGGGGCGACTCGATCGTCGCCGCCCTCCGCATCATGACCCGCCCGGACGGCTCCACGCTGGTGCACTGCGCCGCCGGCAAGGACCGTACCGGCGTCGTGTGCGCGATCGCCCTGGAGACCGTGGGCGTGACCCGCCAAGCGATCGTCGCCGACTACGCCCAGACGGGCGAACGCCTCGACGCCGTCCTGGCGCGCCTGCGCGCCACCGACACCTACGCCGCCGATCTCGACGCCCTCCCCGCCGACGCGCACCACCCCGACGCGGCGATCATGGAGAAGGTCCTGACGCGGCTGGAGGAGGAGTTCGGCGGCGCCGTCGGCTGGCTGACCACCCACGGCTGGACGGAAGAGGACACCGCGGCACTCCAGGACCGCCTCCTGAACTGA
- a CDS encoding 1,4-dihydroxy-2-naphthoyl-CoA synthase — MVSELFDPDAWRELEGFGFTDITYHRAVDHGTVRIAFDRPEVRNAFRPHTVDELYRALDHARMSSDVGCVLLTGNGPSPRDGGWAFCSGGDQRIRGRDGYRYAEGETSDTIDPARAGRLHILEVQRLIRTMGKVVICVVPGWAAGGGHSLHVVCDLTLASREHARFKQTDADVASFDGGFGSAYLARQVGQKFAREIFFLGDAYDAEAAHRMGMVNAVVPHAELEAAALEWARKVNGKSPTAQRMLKFAFNLVDDGLVGQQVFAGEATRLAYGTDEAAEGRDSFLEKRDPDWSRFPWYY; from the coding sequence ATGGTCTCGGAGCTGTTCGACCCGGACGCCTGGCGTGAGCTGGAGGGGTTCGGGTTCACCGACATCACCTACCACCGTGCGGTGGACCACGGGACGGTACGGATCGCGTTCGACCGTCCGGAGGTGCGCAACGCGTTCCGTCCGCACACGGTGGACGAGCTGTACCGGGCGCTGGACCACGCGCGGATGTCGAGCGATGTGGGGTGCGTGCTGCTGACGGGGAACGGGCCGTCGCCGCGGGACGGCGGGTGGGCGTTCTGCTCGGGCGGCGACCAGCGGATCCGGGGCCGGGACGGCTACAGGTACGCCGAGGGGGAGACGTCGGACACGATCGACCCGGCGCGGGCGGGGCGGCTGCACATCCTGGAGGTGCAGCGGCTGATCCGCACGATGGGCAAGGTGGTGATCTGCGTGGTGCCGGGCTGGGCGGCGGGCGGGGGGCACAGCCTGCACGTGGTGTGCGATCTGACGCTCGCGAGCCGGGAGCACGCCCGGTTCAAGCAGACGGACGCGGACGTGGCCAGCTTCGACGGGGGGTTCGGTTCGGCGTACCTGGCGCGGCAGGTGGGGCAGAAGTTCGCGCGGGAGATCTTCTTCCTGGGGGACGCCTACGACGCGGAGGCCGCGCACCGGATGGGGATGGTGAACGCGGTCGTCCCGCACGCGGAGCTGGAGGCGGCGGCGCTGGAGTGGGCGCGCAAGGTCAACGGCAAGAGCCCGACGGCGCAGCGGATGCTGAAGTTCGCGTTCAACCTGGTCGACGACGGTCTGGTGGGCCAGCAGGTGTTCGCCGGGGAGGCGACGCGGCTGGCGTACGGGACCGATGAGGCGGCCGAGGGGCGGGACTCGTTCCTGGAGAAGCGCGATCCCGACTGGTCGCGCTTCCCGTGGTACTACTAA